A window of Gossypium raimondii isolate GPD5lz chromosome 7, ASM2569854v1, whole genome shotgun sequence genomic DNA:
tttaactattttccaaagtcagaacaggggattccgaaatcaatccgaccctgcctcactaaaattcaaatctcTAAAAATGtgtaactcttttgctttccttgtttatttcatgtaaaactagactccttaagatttcatttcatatcttattcactctctaattcaatttccaccattatttgtgatttttcaaattcacactattgttactgtctaaaactgttttgttgcacattttactttttcataatttcattacttcttTTCATCCTACTTAAGGGTCAATTAAATATCGAACCCAATATTCATCACGTAACCTTATtcgattcacatatattttcacttatctaatttccccgatgaacacttcggaatattaATTGTtacacggtggaatcagcacttagcaaccaccttaaaatcaatgatacggggaatcagcacatagcaacccctttcacagtcaaggatacggtggaatcagcacttagcaaccaccgtTATATTCAATGAtgcggggaatcagcacatagcaacccctttcacagtTAAGGatatggtggaatcagcacttagcaaccacctttatattcaattatgCAGATTCACATAGTAGcatgcacatagtactacacatgtgaccatcactatccggtacacgtagtagcctgcacatagtactacacacgtgatcgaagctatccggtacgcatagtagcctgcacatagtactacacatgcgacctatcattctggtacacgtagtagcctacacatagtactacacacgtgatcgaagctatccgatacgcatagtagcctgcacatagtactacacatgcgacctatcattctggtacatgtagtagcctacacatagtactacaaacatgaccatcactttcactttcacatagtggcctacacacagtccatgccacatatgtgatcatttctgtcacttcattcatatccctttttattccgaatgttcaatcgggaaatttctcactttttctcattttttttactaatcaaagtcaattccctgtctttcttgacttataataacacatttaatttatttaacactcgcattattcaatccagtccaaaaatcatattttggcaaaattacatttttgcccctaaagtttcacaaaattacaattttacccctaggctcggaaattaaactttatcccttattcttatgtattatgacatgatgaacatttttcccttctatggaaacaccaaattcccactctaacacttacttatgaacatttagtatttttatcgattatgtcgttttactcgttttcactcaaaatcgcttagcaaaagttgcttaacataatttctagcttcctattctaccataaaacatcaaaataaacaaatttcacaTATGAGTATTTTTCTACATATataaaccctagattaaattattgctagaataagcaaattcaagttaccgagactccaaaaacgtaaagaacattaaaaacggggattagaatcacttactatggagcttggaagcttgaaaaccctaacaatGGCtcccccccttgctgatttcgtcccaatgaagaagatgagcccaattttccatctttttcccttttaattcattttaattactagattaccaaattgcccctaacttaaaaatttcctatttcacttatctcatgcccATTtgtgtctaccaacttaaccaatggtctaattaccatataaggacctccaatttaaagtttcataacaattgaacacctctaacatgtagaactcaacttttgcactttttacaatttagtccttttgactaaattgagtgcccaaacgtcgaaattttcgaacgaaattttcacaaaatcattccgtgaaatcgtagaccataaaaatataagaaaaataaatttttcctcgtcggatttgtggtcccgaaaccactgttccgactaggcccaaaatcgggctgttacaatttgCTTACTTAATTAGAAAGGTGTTCTCATGTATAGCAAATAAGGGTTTGCACATACTTTAGCAAGGTTTCACATAAAGGTGCACCTATTGTCTGCTAGGGGTTTGCTTGTCTAGGGTTCACATGATGATTTTGTTGAGTGCTTTCATACTCGAAGTTTTCTAAGTTTTTCTAAACAGGGTAATATTATGAACAAGGTTCGCAACAtaacaaagttttaaaaataggtTAAGGTTCTCAAACTTCCCCTAAGTACTCAAATTCTGTGAACTTGGTTCGCAGAGTTATTTGCTATGTAATACTATTGAAACTCGTTACATGTTTGCCGGGTGTAGTTCACTACGTTTAGGGTTCGTACTCTGAACCCAACCAATGTAATATTTTGGCGAAAAATAACTCTAGTAAGGTAATCAGCTAGATCACACATGTTGTTGCTTTAAGTAAAAAGTGTTCACAAATAAATGTATgaggaaaagaaattgaaataggGGAATTAAGAGAACATCAAAGCAAACTtggtttgtaattaaattaaaaatcagacGTCTTATTAAGCATTAAAGGTTTGCAAATTAAACTtaaagaaaacacaaagaaacaTATGGCAATTTGCTAAGTTTCTAAAACACTTGGCGAGGTCATTAGAATTATGTGTTTCTAAGCCCAAAACAGATTGTCCCACATTGCCTTTATGGTCCAGGATTCGCTTGCTCTACCTTTTAAGCATGTATACTTCATGTGGATCACTCGTATCGCGACTGCTCATCTTGCGATCTACTTACTTGCGGTGTTTAGAAAAGAGTATGTGAGTCCTTGCGAATTTAGTGAATATACAAGAAATATTAATAACCACACAGTAAGCACAAAACATAAGCGAAGCAGAAGCATAGGCAAGATTACAGAGATGCGAACTAGGGTTCACCATACTTGTGCAAAGTCTGGTTCGCAAACACTTACAGTCAAACAACTTAGTAAAAAACATAGTATCTTGAAAATCACATTCTTATTCACTTGTTCATTCCTGTTGGATAATCGAATCTCCTTAAAATGCCTTAGCATGACTCAATGAGGCCataacatgtcccataagtgtagcACAAGGCTAAACACTCTCCAACATACCAACATTCCCATTGAATAGAGCTCATCTCGACATTCCCTTTTCTCTCCAGCCTGTCCcagggcctcaatgcccaaaacataaaacatataggtgagtactcacaatcctatggcatgccattatatCCAATAGATTCAAAAggttattttaaaacatttacttAGCATAGAGTTAACAAAACACATAATCATATAGAGCTCGCCATATAAAGCTCGCATGTCACTATTAATGAAAACACATATTCAAATACTTTCATAAAATGAAGTAATAAAAAAGACTTACTCTCGAAACTTAAGTCAAAACCCTAAGCTTTTGATAACATTACGATTCGTACATACAAGTGGCAATCCCGGAACATTCACCAATTTGCTTGAAAACTTAGACAAGCTTTGTTATTCTCTTGACTTTGCTTGAAGATGGTTCTGCTAGGTTTGCAACAAAAATTCACAAGTTACAAACAACACATTCAAGCACATACTTAAACATAAGCAATCCTAGGTTCGCACATGCTAGACTTTTTAGCGAACCTATTTCCCCTTGTAGCGAACATTACTAGAGAACATAACCTTACCTTGATTTTTAAATGTGGGCTCTTAGGACTTAACGACAGAATGGCCGACAGTAAATTTAAGAGAACAGAATATGAAATTCCTTTAATGGCAAGGTCTTAATTTATAGGCTCTAAGTGTCCTAATGTCCTTAGGATACTCTAATCATAATAGAAGTAAGAATTAATTAGGTACATAGATAGTGTTGCAAAGAGAAAAGTAACCTGACTTTCCTAATTGAGACATGAATCTACTTTGACTATTCTTACTTATGACTCACAACCCAATGTTGTGATTACAACTTTCTAGGCCCAATGGCAAACATCGGTTCGTCAAGCCCACTGGCAATTTACTAAGTCCTCTGGCGAACTATTACTTGCCAAGCTTACTGATGAACTTTAGATCGCCAAACTTACTAGTCGTACACTTGCTcgcctgtaacacccctaacccttatttGTCGTCGGagtagggttacgaagcattaccagacTTTACGGATTAAACGcgaacatttcataacatttaacataCATATCAAGAACCAATCATaaacactcatattgtcccttatatggccctcgaggcccaaaataagTGTTAGAAATAAATCTAGACCAAACTgaaaacttagagaatttttcccaaaattctaaaaatttcctaagagcaggggacacacgcccgttgGCCAGCCGTGTGAGCATTTGATGTGaggcacacagtcgtgtcccagcccgtgtccatacccgtgtaactctttaacTTGAATCgcacggccaaccacacgcccatgtgctaagTCATGTGTAAGAATTTGAGCAccctgttttgaaattttaaggtgcatgggacacacggccagaccacacgcccatgtgtcaggccgtgtgccacacacggctgagacacacgtccgtgtctttGCCCgtatggacgaaaataggtcttTTTAGGGCcttttttctcacccattcttGACTTCAACCTACACATctcaaatttcatacatataggCCATAACAAGATCTCTAAAACAACCAATTTCTATCATTATTATGGTCATATTATTACATATACTCTAACAATCTAAACTAGAACATAAATTCTTTCACACATACAACTACTATATTAACATGCTTTACCAATTCATTCATTACCCATACCAACACTTATACCAAACATGACAAACCATACATATATAAGTTAATATGAAACataatcaaaatgtaatttctaatatttacaCAACCATTTCAatacttatacatgccatataaaacATAGTATGTTTAGCAAAATCTACCGgtaagttggatagtgtgattcgaTGTGTTGATTCGATCTCCCAACTTTTCGTAaatctacaaagaacattaaacaatacaagtaagcttaatgaagcttagaaAGTTTGTTAgctttaaacataaatcttaccgaacatactaaaacaattcatttaaataaatcgTTCAAAATACATTTCCTGCCAATCACAACTTCAATTGAtgaattcacttatttcatCTCAAAATCGATAAAATCATTAAGTCTTCAAATAATATTCCATATGTCACTTACCAGACTTTGTCAAATTAGATAACgtcttacggatatgagtacatcataTACGGAAGCCCGAAGGCTACACAtaagcacataagtgctaaatgGAAACCTGTAAGGGTTAAACGGAAGCTCATAAAAGCTGAAcgaaaacccataagggttaaattgaagcTCAAAATAGCTGAACTGAAACCCAGAAGGGTTAAACTGAAACTCATATGAGATAACTGAAGCTCATGAGAGATAAACGGAAAGCAAACACGGAAGTTCgtaacaaatgctgaacctcgatttacttgggtaatttaccGTCAACTCCTCCTTTACACTGAACGACTATACTCAATCCTTCATACTGTTCACTTcgaacattcactttaatttcataattttaacaataattttattttcaaaaatgatataaataaatatatattaccattcatcaaattaacatataacattaaagtttaaccatacgaacttacctgggttaaaTTGTAAGTTTGTAGTAGATCAAGGActattcattaatttttcttttctcgttGATCTACGGCTCTTAATCtaagatataaaattattcatacattagcatatattttagtttcaattcactttacaaTCAGTACccttcaaaatttgaaattatacaattaccccaacttttacaatttttgcaatttagtcccttactaATTAGTCTACCAAATGAACTAATTATTCTCAATGGACAATTTATCTAAGTATTTTAGGATATCTTATAGCCTttgatacataaaatttaatagcaaaccctaattcttaaattcttcacaatttagtcctaaaatcaatatctatcaaattcactttataaaatcatcatataacaaaattaaagcccTAAATCCATATTAATTCATCACAAACAACCAGCACTCATCagtggtaactttcaaaatcactcataaaatcaaaaactaatgaagtAGATAATTGGCCCTAATTGttaaagtcttaaaaacacaaaattacaagaaataagTAAAATTGAACTCACTTGtagcaaaataaaagaaaaaccagcTTTAGAAGCTTTCTCCCATGCCGTTTTTGCCAAAATTTCAAAGAGATTCTCTAGaaatctctttcaatttctatttatttgtttaatttttgtttaatttataattttgcccttcatttgttttattttaatgtttttcattAACATGCCATCCAACCATGTCAAATTAGGCATATTTTTCCTTTAAGTCCTccgttatttattatttaaatcatttactcacttattttctttaattaacaagttttgcacatttttcaatctagttcttttatttaattaactatcaaaacagtgatattttctaatgaaattttagtaCTATCTCAataacactccgtaaatatttataaaaatatttacggctcagtttatgaaatcgaggtctcgatacctcgttttcgaAACCGCTTAACCTAACACTTTcttttaaaacacaaatcactatttcaaaagtcttcctaaaatcatatttaactcataaatactaaataataaaatttttgaactcacttgtcgaatttagtggtctcgaaccactattttcgacaccactaaaaattaggctgttacatcGCTAATCTACTAGCGTATACCTACTTGTCATTTCCTTGGCGAACCCCTGTTCACCTATCTTACTGGCGAGTACCTGCTCGTCATACTTTTGGGCGATCTCCTGTTCGCCAAAATCCTTAGCGAACCCAGCTCACCTGGCCCCATACTCTTAGGCCTTTAAGAGTAAATTCCAAGAATAGTtcagttgattttattttagtcattcaattatattcttttagtcactcaactttttgaaattaaatattttagttgcTTAACAAAAgtctaatatgaaatttttttattggcctaataaCATGTTTAGCTCTccaatgtttatacattttatcaatttgatactaaatttaaaaaattcaaaaaatttagccctcaacgtttataagatttttcattttagtcttaattataaaaattttaaaaatattaaaaaattaatgagaaaatataaaaatatttttgcaaCAACTTTGTAGTCCAGTGGTAAGAGTATTATGTTTTAGGCATGATATCTTGAGTTCCATCCCAAGCAACCTCATTCCCTTCTCTCAAttatgcaatatatatataaagatttttGTATCCAATATGACTTTCAAAAGTATATTCCActttgttctttctttcattcaatTGATGTTGGAAATATTAAATGCTATGACCTTGACCTGCAATCTCTCTTTAATGTTTGAGttagaaatgataaaaaaaaacatgagaaAACTAAAGCCTAAAATTGATACTATCTCTGTAGCAAAGAGTAAGGCTGTCGTAATTGGTGTCGTCAACCCATCCATTTTTCtaggtttataaatttattaattttgagcTTCTTTCTAAGTTTTAATTAGGCCTTAGAGACAAACAATGTagtaatagaaaagaaaaaaaactaaatcaaaagttattaaataaaaatagatttaatttttgagttttcacATTTTCGTTGatgagaaaaaataattataagttataaaaattaaatataaattttaaaagttaaaaaaaaaagtaaatataaaatattgtaaagatttttaaaattgaagagTCGAAACATCATAAATCATCAGTATTGATTTCAATGCAAAACAAGGAGCAAAAACAGACACAATCCAACAAGTTTATTGCATTATACAACCCATACATAACAAAGAGAGGCAATCGATTTGGAGATTTGCATGATCTAATATCAAAAGCCTTTAGATATGCATTAACATGTCCTACATTGATTCAGTATCTTGCTTAGTGAAAATCAGAGGGAAATCATCATCATCCATTTCTGAGAAACCATTTTCCTCACCCATGGTTTTCAGCGACTGATAAACCTGGAACATTGACCATCTATCCTTTGGCCGAGCAACCACACAATTACATGCAATTTTGAGCAACTCTGAGATTTGCTCATCATGGCCTTTTCCGATAACATCCTTGTCAATGGCGTCCTCGATTCTTCCCGAGTTCGACAGATGATTTATCCAATCCACCAAATGACCTTTGAATCCTTCTTCACCTGTATTGACTTGTAGTGGTTTTTGCCTAGTTACCAATTCGAGAAGAACAACACCGAATCCGTAGACATCGCCTTTAAGTGAAGCAACCATCGTGCTTGAATACTCTGGTGCTATGTAACCGAATTCGCCTAGATCCGATTTCATAAAACTAGTCTCATTAACATCTGATGAAGTCATGAGCCCTGCTAATCCAAAGTCCATTAACCGAGCATCCAAGTCCTCGTCGACGAGAATCACATTGGAGCAGATGTTCTGCTGCAGAAATGGAGGATGACATCCATGGTGTAACCAAGCTAGACCCCTTGCTGCACCCAAACCAATCTTGAACCTAGTTGGCCAATCCATGTCACCACCCCTACCATGCAACAAAGAATAAAGAGTCCCATTGGACATATGTTTATAAACAAGTAGTTTTTCATCTTCCACAACACAAAATCCCAAAAGGGGAGTTAAATTTGGATGTCTAAGTTGGCCTAATCTATTCATCTCCCAATGAAACTGTTTCTCATTAAGTTTACAAGTTGTAAGTCTCTTGATTGCAAGGGCTGATCCATCAGGAAGCATTGCTTTATATGTAGTTCCCATCCTGGTTGAAACTAATATGTTTTCTGCATTGAAATTGTTTGTGGCAGCCATTAAATCACCCAACTTAAGTTTCACAAGTGGCTTTTGAAACAATGAAACTTGAATCAATTTATGAGCTCTCAATCTCTCAGCCCAATTACTATCACTAGATCCTCCGATATAccctttcttcttcctcttgaTCCATCTCAAATGCTGCCACCACCAGACCCCAAACCCCAACAATATTGAACCAGCAGCACCAAAAACCCCAGCTGCAATTATAATCGCTAAATTCTTCTTACTCAAACCCCCACACTTTCTAAGAGGACCTCCACAAAGACCATTGTTCCCAACAAAATCCGCCTTACCAAAATTCTCAAAAGACGAAGGAATAGCACCTGAGAGATCATTATCTGCTACTGAAAACTTTTTCAGCCTATCTAAACCAGATAATTGATATGGAATTGACCCTGAAAGTCTATTATTTGATagtttcaaattattcaaataagcACAGTATGATAACTCAGGAGGGATGGTACCTGATAGATCATTGCTAGATAGATCAAGGGTCACTAAATAAGGTAACCAAGAACATATCTGTGTAGGGATCGATCCAGAAAGCTTGTTAGCTGACAGGTCTAAACTTTGCAAACTACGACAGTACTGTAAAGATTGAGGTAACTGTCCTGAAAGCTTCATATCACGAAGTCCAAGGCTTAACAGGCGATTTTCTCGTTCATTCCAGCACGAAACTCCAACAAATTTGCAGATAAAACCTACTGAATTATTGTTGAAAGTCCAAGAGCTTAATTTCCCATCTGGGTCTTTTAGAGAGTTCTTGACACCTTCAAGGCA
This region includes:
- the LOC105768273 gene encoding inactive LRR receptor-like serine/threonine-protein kinase BIR2; amino-acid sequence: MKGSLLNSLKIFIFVLAWMFFPVLVLSAVTEDDMKCLEGVKNSLKDPDGKLSSWTFNNNSVGFICKFVGVSCWNERENRLLSLGLRDMKLSGQLPQSLQYCRSLQSLDLSANKLSGSIPTQICSWLPYLVTLDLSSNDLSGTIPPELSYCAYLNNLKLSNNRLSGSIPYQLSGLDRLKKFSVADNDLSGAIPSSFENFGKADFVGNNGLCGGPLRKCGGLSKKNLAIIIAAGVFGAAGSILLGFGVWWWQHLRWIKRKKKGYIGGSSDSNWAERLRAHKLIQVSLFQKPLVKLKLGDLMAATNNFNAENILVSTRMGTTYKAMLPDGSALAIKRLTTCKLNEKQFHWEMNRLGQLRHPNLTPLLGFCVVEDEKLLVYKHMSNGTLYSLLHGRGGDMDWPTRFKIGLGAARGLAWLHHGCHPPFLQQNICSNVILVDEDLDARLMDFGLAGLMTSSDVNETSFMKSDLGEFGYIAPEYSSTMVASLKGDVYGFGVVLLELVTRQKPLQVNTGEEGFKGHLVDWINHLSNSGRIEDAIDKDVIGKGHDEQISELLKIACNCVVARPKDRWSMFQVYQSLKTMGEENGFSEMDDDDFPLIFTKQDTESM